TAAAAAATTGACAGTTTGTTAAATTACCTAGCATGAATCTAATAAACTTTAAATTTAAAAGGCAGTCAAGATAATTAAAAACATAAGTAAAAACTGAAATTTATTGAAAGTTTTTGGCAATATTTGACGAAATTTGTCATATATATCTGAATTAGATATTATATAAAACCTTTGATAAAAAAGTTTTTTATAGGGGCATATTTTTTGCTAATCAAAAAATGGTTTGTTTTTTATGAAAACCAGCCCTGCTTTGCAGGGAAATTTTCATTAAAGGAGGACACTATGAGAGGACTGAAAAACAGCAAGGGTTTTACCCTCATTGAGCTGGCAATAGTGCTCGTGATTATTGGCATAATCCTTGGAGCAGTGCTCAAGGGACAGGACCTGATTGAAGGTGCAAAGGTGAAGAAGATAATAAACTTTCCGAACAAATGGGAAATTCCGATATGGGCCTTCTATGATAAGAAAGGCTATTTCCCTGGAGACACAGACACAACAAAGGATGGTTTGATAAACAGTTTTGCAGCACTTAAAACAGACCTTGACAATGCCAAACTTTCCTATCCTGCTGACACAGAAGCAGATGTAACCATTGAAATTAAAGGTCTTGCTAATGTATGCGGTGCAGGAGCAACTGTAACCCGGAATGTTATGCTCTTAACAAATGTTCCTGCTGATTATGCTGTACAGCTTGATATAAGTCAGGATGGAACAGCAGATGGTACAAAAGGTAGGGTTCAATACT
The nucleotide sequence above comes from Thermodesulfovibrionales bacterium. Encoded proteins:
- a CDS encoding prepilin-type N-terminal cleavage/methylation domain-containing protein — protein: MRGLKNSKGFTLIELAIVLVIIGIILGAVLKGQDLIEGAKVKKIINFPNKWEIPIWAFYDKKGYFPGDTDTTKDGLINSFAALKTDLDNAKLSYPADTEADVTIEIKGLANVCGAGATVTRNVMLLTNVPADYAVQLDISQDGTADGTKGRVQYCGTAGTTTAAAWPTTGTVTVTYLFDKMY